The following coding sequences lie in one Rutidosis leptorrhynchoides isolate AG116_Rl617_1_P2 chromosome 6, CSIRO_AGI_Rlap_v1, whole genome shotgun sequence genomic window:
- the LOC139855462 gene encoding small ribosomal subunit protein uS7-like, which yields MEAVPPLAEDGKPRSEVLLFNRWSYDDVQVPDLSVEDYITATASKHPIYMPHTAGRYQARRFRKAQCPIVERLTNSLMMHGRNNGKKLMAVRIVKHAMEVIHLLTDANPIQIIVDAVINSGPREDATRIGSAGVVRRQAVDISPLRRVNQAIYLLTTGARESAFRNVKTIAECLADELINAAKGSSNSYAIKKKDEIERVAKANR from the exons ATGGAAGCCGTACCACCACTTGCTGAAGACGGAAAGCCTCGTTCTGAGGTGTTGTTGTTCAATCGTTGGTCATACGACGATGTTCAG GTTCCCGATCTATCTGTGGAGGATTACATCACCGCCACTGCTTCCAAGCACCCAATCTACATGCCTCACACAGCTGGTAGGTATCAAGCTAGAAGGTTCCGGAAGGCCCAATGCCCAATCGTTGAACGTTTGACCAACTCCCTCATGATGCACGGGAGGAACAACGGTAAGAAGTTGATGGCTGTTCGTATCGTCAAGCATGCTATGGAGGTCATACACCTTTTAACTGACGCCAATCCAATCCAAATTATTGTCGACGCTGTTATTAACAG TGGACCTAGAGAAGATGCAACTAGAATCGGTTCGGCTGGTGTTGTTAGGCGTCAAGCTGTTGATATTTCTCCATTAAGGCGTGTTAATCAGGCTATTTACCTTCTCACAACCGGTGCACGTGAGAGTGCATTTAGGAATGTGAAGACAATTGCTGAGTGCCTGGCTGATGAGCTTATTAATGCTGCAAAGGGATCTTCAAACAG CTATGCTATTAAGAAGAAAGACGAGATTGAGAGGGTTGCCAAGGCCAACCGTTAA